The DNA sequence GCACCGCTGAACGCACGAAGGGCCGCGACAATCGCCGTCGCGGCCCTTCTTCCATCCATTCGAAAGAAACGAAACAACAGGTCTCACGCAGAGTTAGCAGAGTCAGCAGAAAAACTGCGGTTTAACTGCTTACCCTGCTGACTCTGCGTGAGATTCAATCTTTTCAGACTCCGTGTCACGACGCCCCGGCCTCGCCCAACCCGATGGAGCTCTCGGCCGTCTCCAGCACGGGCGGCTCGGCCTCGGCCACGCCGTGGTGCGCCATCCACCGCTCCGCCTCGAGCGCGGCCATGCACCCCGTTCCCGCGGCGGTGATGGCCTGGCGGTAGTAGTCGTCCATCACGTCGCCCGCGGCGAACACGCCGGGAACCGACGTCTCCGTGCGCCAGGCATGGCAGAGCCTGACGTAGCCGTGCGGGCTCAGCTCCACCTGCCCGTCGAGGAACGCGGTGTTGGGCGTGTGGCCGATGGCCACGAACATCCCGCCGCAGGGGAAGTCTTCCTCCTCGCCCGTGACCGTGCTGCGCAGCCGCACGCCGGTGATCACGTCGTCGCCCAGCACGTCGGTCACCTGCGTGTTCCAGCGCACGGTGATCTTGGGATTCGCCAGCACCCGGTCCTGCATCACCTGCGAGGCGCGGAACGAGTCGCGCCGGTGCACGAGCACCACCTCGCTGGCGTACTTGGTGAGGTAGGTGGCCTCCTCCATCGCCGAGTCGCCACCGCCGACGACCACCAGCCGCTGGTTGCGGAACGCGGGGAGGGCGCCGTCGCACACCGCGCAGGCGCTCACGCCGCCGCCGCTCTGCGCCAGCCGCTCCTCGTTGGGCAGCCCCAGCCAGTTGGCGCGCGCGCCGGTGGCCACGATCACCGCCTGCGCGCGCAGCTCGGGCGACCAGCTGGGGCGCAGCACGAACGGCCGCTGCGAGAAGTCGACCGAGGCCACGTTCTCCATCATCGTGCGCGCACCGAAGCGGACGGCCTGCTTCTTCATCCGGTCCATCAGCTCCTGCCCGTCCACGCCCTCGGGAAAGCCCGGGAAGTTCTCGATGTCGGTGGTGTACATCAGCTGCCCGCCGGGGATCATCTCGCGCGAGGGCTCGCCCTCGATCACCAGCGGGTCGAGGTTGGCGCGCGCGGCGTAGACGGCCGCGGTCCAGGCGGCGGGCCCGGAGCCGATGATGACCAGCGTTTCGACCTTGCTGTCGTTGCCTGCGGAGCTCATTGCCGCTTCGTCTCCAGGAGCGGTGGGGCGGGGCTTGGAAAGCGGGAAATATAACGGTCCGCGCCGGAGCCCTGCCACCGGCGCGGATCGATCCGCACAACTGGTTGGATGGGATGAGGTTACGTGCGCGGGCCCTCTCCCCCCGGCCCCCTCCCCCAAAACCGACTGGGGGAGGGGGAGACCTCAGCGCGGGGGGAAGACTCGGCGTGGGAGAGCTGGATTCTGCCCGCCAGGTGACCTCCTCCCACTGTTTCCCGTCGAGATCGGAGAGATCGGAAATCAATCGTGGCCGAGACAGCTGGGTGTCTCGGCCACGCTTGATTCCGGCGTGAGAATCTGCCGGATGGCTTACAGGCTCTCTTCCATCACCGCGACGACCGGCTCCTGCTCGGGGTCGGAGAGGAGATCGACCGGGCGGGCGTCGTCGTCACGGAACTGGCGGGCGTAGAGGCGCGCGTACAGGCCGTTGTGGGCCAGCAACTCGGCGTGCGTCCCCTCCTCCACGATGTTGCCGCCATCCAGCACCAGCAGCCGGTCCGCGCGCCGCACGGTGGACAGCCGGTGGGCGATGATCAGCGTGGTGCGGCCGCGCAGCAGGTGGTTCAGCGCGTCCTCGATCAACGCCTCGCTCTCGGTGTCGAGGCTGCTCGTGGCCTCGTCCAGGATCAGCACCGTGGGGTCCTTCAGGATGGCGCGGGCGATGGAGATGCGCTGCCGCTGGCCGCCCGAGAGCTTGATCCCACGCTCGCCCACGCGCGTGTCGTACCCCTCGGGAAGGAGCTGGATGAACTCGTGCGCGTGCGCCACCCTGGCCGCCGCCACCACCTCCGCGTCGCTCGCGTCGGGGCGCCCGTAGCCGATGTTCTCGCGGATGCTGCCGCTGAACAGCAGCGTCTCCTGCGGCACCAGGCCCACGGCGCTGCGCAGCTCGGCCAGCCGCAGCTCGCGCACGTCCACCCCGTCGACCACCACCGCGCCCTCCTGCACGTCCCAGAAGCGCGGGATGAGCGCCGCCAGCGTGGTCTTCCCCGCCCCGCTGGGGCCCACCAGCGCCACCGTCTCGCCCGGCGCCACGTTGAACGACACGCCGCGCAGCACCCATTCGGGAATGGCGGGCTCGTCGCTCGATCCGCCGTCGAGGGGCGCGGCGCCCAGCATCCGCAGCCACGCCATGGCCACCTCGCCCCCGCCCTGGTTCAGCATCGGCAGCTCGGTGGGCTTCTCGTAGCGGAACCAGACGTCGCGGAACTCCACCCCGCCGCGGAAGGGCGCCGGCAGCGGCCTGGGGTGGTCGGGGTCGCGGAGGTTGGGGCGCGCGCCCAGGATCTCGAACACGCGCGCGGCGGCGCCCGTGGCCTCGATGTACATCCCCCAGAGCTGGCCGATCCCGCCCACCGCGCCCGCCGCCGAGCCGGCGTAGAGGAGGAAGGCGACCAGCACCCCCGGCGTGAGCGTTCCCGCCAGCACCATCCGCCCGCCCAGCCAGAGGACGAGCACCGAGGCGCTGAACACCGCGAAGGAGTTCACGCTGTTGAACAGCCCGCGCGTGACCGCGCGCCGCATGGCCACCGTCACCGCGTTGTCCATCCTCAGGCCGTAGCGGCCGCGCTCGAAGTCCTCGCGCGCGAAGCTCTGCACCACGCGGATCTGGCTGAACGCCTCCTCGGCCACGGCCGTGGCCTCGGCCACCTGGTCCATCACCCCCAGCGAGCTCTTCTTCAGCCGCTCGCCCAGCC is a window from the Longimicrobium sp. genome containing:
- the trxB gene encoding thioredoxin-disulfide reductase, whose product is MSSAGNDSKVETLVIIGSGPAAWTAAVYAARANLDPLVIEGEPSREMIPGGQLMYTTDIENFPGFPEGVDGQELMDRMKKQAVRFGARTMMENVASVDFSQRPFVLRPSWSPELRAQAVIVATGARANWLGLPNEERLAQSGGGVSACAVCDGALPAFRNQRLVVVGGGDSAMEEATYLTKYASEVVLVHRRDSFRASQVMQDRVLANPKITVRWNTQVTDVLGDDVITGVRLRSTVTGEEEDFPCGGMFVAIGHTPNTAFLDGQVELSPHGYVRLCHAWRTETSVPGVFAAGDVMDDYYRQAITAAGTGCMAALEAERWMAHHGVAEAEPPVLETAESSIGLGEAGAS
- a CDS encoding ABC transporter transmembrane domain-containing protein → MRKLLPRLRPHVRALSVATVMLLASTALGLAFPYVVGRIFDGATLRANPGTLNTIALVMVGLLVLQAVANYLQSYLLSVTGERVIASLRKDLFGHLLTLPPAFFADRRTGELTSRLGADVQMLQGVLSMAVTSMVQSLLTLLGTIVILFAMQPFLTLITLAVVPMVVGSGLWLGERLKKSSLGVMDQVAEATAVAEEAFSQIRVVQSFAREDFERGRYGLRMDNAVTVAMRRAVTRGLFNSVNSFAVFSASVLVLWLGGRMVLAGTLTPGVLVAFLLYAGSAAGAVGGIGQLWGMYIEATGAAARVFEILGARPNLRDPDHPRPLPAPFRGGVEFRDVWFRYEKPTELPMLNQGGGEVAMAWLRMLGAAPLDGGSSDEPAIPEWVLRGVSFNVAPGETVALVGPSGAGKTTLAALIPRFWDVQEGAVVVDGVDVRELRLAELRSAVGLVPQETLLFSGSIRENIGYGRPDASDAEVVAAARVAHAHEFIQLLPEGYDTRVGERGIKLSGGQRQRISIARAILKDPTVLILDEATSSLDTESEALIEDALNHLLRGRTTLIIAHRLSTVRRADRLLVLDGGNIVEEGTHAELLAHNGLYARLYARQFRDDDARPVDLLSDPEQEPVVAVMEESL